A portion of the Pseudomonadales bacterium genome contains these proteins:
- a CDS encoding LPS-assembly protein LptD — protein sequence MQSKPFLILCCAIAGLGALAAPCVNAGNGEWQCRAGADGNWDCVSVTPAGTPSSASTAARPAQAPRQPVATGADARAQSMDWVSIENLTPEQRSAISAQCHGAYVEPPVGAAERGETVFGSIRAYAAESELRQNPETANFSGDVTLSLDSRQMRADRASYSRAEDRIDISGNVQYREPGLLLRGDSASIEAARNAGEIRAARFVMHAEHARGEAELVQRNSDGSIDLSETVYTRCEPGRDDWQLAADALHLDRATGQATARNARLEVGGVPVLYTPYLRFPIDDRRMSGLLWPTITNSTRNGFDITVPYYFNLAPNYDATLVSRYTSRRGMLLGGEVRYLNRWSEWSASGSYLHNDDTADRERWISGIEHAGTPMPGMLTRISYAKASDRLYLRDLSSTGLDVKRSTHLEQMGELSYRVGERWLVGATVQQYQVLDPELAEPYRMRPRLQAERAAGGEPFVVDYGLISEMTVFDHPDPTALTGERLYLEPRITYPLEWAALFVRPMLGYQMIRYRLDEKAYGSDSPSAAAPMASLDVGYFLERDTRMFGRSFLQTLEPRLYYLRVGYDSQNDVPNFDSSDLTFSFNQLFRNTRFSGHDRIADANQLSLSLSSRLIDEASGRELLTASVGQILYFEDRRVTVCDGSIRTYDKPGCRSPQTLPGPLPWHGQTVADPSASSSQIAAEVQVQPSQALWLSATTLLDTGSSRINEGGVLMHWIPAEDTVLNFGYRYRREQHSFDAAGRAIDENIDQADVSAALPVADNWRVFARYQYDITNNQNLESLAGLEYSACCWTVRMVYQEGLDWYKGRDAGFYLQFVLRGLGGLGKDIDQLLQRSIFNFGERRGAGGFAY from the coding sequence GCATCGAAAACCTGACGCCGGAGCAGCGATCGGCGATCTCGGCACAGTGCCACGGCGCCTATGTCGAGCCGCCCGTGGGTGCGGCCGAGCGCGGCGAAACGGTTTTCGGCTCGATTCGTGCGTATGCCGCCGAATCGGAACTGCGACAGAACCCCGAGACGGCGAACTTCAGCGGTGACGTCACACTGAGCCTGGACAGCCGGCAGATGCGCGCCGACCGCGCGAGCTATTCGCGCGCCGAGGATCGTATCGACATCAGCGGCAATGTGCAGTACCGCGAACCCGGACTGCTGCTGCGCGGCGATTCGGCCTCGATCGAGGCAGCACGCAACGCCGGCGAGATACGTGCGGCGCGGTTCGTGATGCACGCCGAGCATGCCCGCGGCGAAGCGGAACTCGTGCAGCGCAACAGCGACGGCAGCATCGATCTCAGCGAGACCGTCTACACCCGCTGCGAACCCGGACGCGACGACTGGCAGCTTGCGGCGGACGCGCTGCACCTCGACCGCGCGACCGGACAGGCCACCGCACGCAACGCCCGTCTCGAGGTGGGCGGCGTACCGGTGCTGTACACACCGTACCTGCGCTTTCCGATCGACGACCGCCGCATGAGCGGTCTGTTGTGGCCCACGATCACGAACTCCACGCGAAACGGCTTCGACATCACGGTGCCGTACTACTTCAACCTTGCTCCGAACTACGATGCGACGCTGGTGTCGCGCTACACGAGCAGGCGCGGCATGCTCCTGGGCGGGGAAGTGCGCTACCTGAACCGCTGGAGCGAATGGAGCGCGAGCGGCTCCTATCTGCACAACGACGACACAGCAGATCGGGAACGCTGGATCAGCGGCATCGAGCACGCGGGAACGCCGATGCCGGGCATGCTGACCCGCATCAGCTACGCCAAGGCGAGCGACAGGCTCTACCTGCGCGACCTGAGTTCGACCGGACTCGACGTGAAGCGCTCGACCCATCTGGAACAGATGGGGGAGCTTTCCTACCGCGTTGGTGAACGCTGGCTGGTCGGTGCCACTGTGCAACAGTACCAGGTGCTCGATCCCGAACTCGCCGAACCCTACCGCATGCGGCCGCGACTGCAGGCCGAACGCGCAGCAGGAGGTGAACCATTCGTGGTCGATTACGGTCTGATCAGCGAAATGACCGTGTTCGACCACCCCGATCCAACCGCACTGACCGGTGAACGGTTGTACCTGGAGCCGCGCATCACCTATCCGCTGGAGTGGGCCGCGCTGTTCGTACGCCCGATGCTCGGCTATCAGATGATCCGCTACCGTCTCGACGAAAAGGCGTATGGCAGCGACTCTCCGTCGGCGGCAGCCCCGATGGCGAGTCTGGATGTCGGATATTTCCTCGAACGCGACACTCGCATGTTCGGTCGGAGCTTCCTGCAGACGCTGGAGCCCAGGCTCTACTATCTGCGGGTCGGTTACGACAGCCAGAACGACGTGCCGAACTTCGATTCCTCCGACCTGACGTTCAGCTTCAACCAACTGTTCCGCAACACCCGCTTCAGCGGCCATGACCGTATTGCCGACGCGAACCAGCTGTCGCTCAGCCTGAGCTCGCGGCTGATCGACGAGGCGAGCGGTCGTGAACTGCTGACTGCCAGCGTGGGGCAGATCCTCTATTTCGAGGACCGTCGCGTGACGGTTTGCGACGGTTCGATACGCACCTACGACAAGCCCGGATGCCGCAGCCCGCAGACGCTTCCAGGTCCTCTTCCATGGCATGGCCAGACGGTGGCCGACCCTTCGGCGTCGAGCTCGCAGATCGCGGCGGAAGTGCAGGTCCAGCCGTCGCAGGCGTTGTGGCTGAGCGCCACCACGCTCCTGGACACCGGCAGCAGCCGCATCAATGAAGGCGGCGTGCTGATGCACTGGATCCCGGCCGAGGATACCGTGCTCAATTTCGGCTATCGCTACCGGCGCGAACAACATTCCTTCGATGCCGCCGGTCGGGCCATCGACGAGAACATCGATCAGGCCGACGTCTCGGCAGCACTGCCCGTGGCAGACAACTGGCGGGTCTTCGCGCGCTATCAATATGACATCACGAACAACCAGAATCTCGAGTCGCTCGCCGGCCTGGAGTACAGCGCCTGCTGCTGGACGGTGCGCATGGTGTACCAGGAGGGACTCGACTGGTACAAGGGACGTGACGCCGGGTTCTACCTGCAGTTCGTACTGCGTGGCCTGGGCGGCCTGGGCAAGGACATCGACCAGTTGCTGCAGCGCAGCATCTTCAACTTTGGCGAACGACGGGGGGCAGGCGGGTTTGCGTACTGA
- a CDS encoding peptidylprolyl isomerase: MGRLLATAVALLCWFGMSAGALAQVQPLDRVVAIVNDDIILASEYQARLHQVLENIARQNIEQPPRDVVARQVLDRLVLEHIQLRMGQRAGVRISDEQLNEAISNMAHQNGMSLEQFRARLEAEGDSYAAVREQVRQEMILSRVQQGNVRSRVQVTEREVDDFLASEEGQKRTAAVYHIGHLLLPLSKDASLEDEHGAIAYMEGLRERLADGDAFERFMHAPDKSRYALTGGDLGWRLASDLPNVFSDTVPALGVGAISEPVRSPSGVHLVKLFEKRGGSEQVTQQTHVRHILVKPSEIRTDEQTRELAQSLHDRLVAGEDFGKLARKYSEDIGSALEGGDLGWTNPGQMVPEFEQVMNQTGAGEISAPFHTQFGWHVLQVEERRSEDLSDEMRRNQARNILYGQKYDEELNNWLQKIRDEAFVEIKI, from the coding sequence ATGGGCCGACTGCTTGCGACTGCCGTGGCGCTGCTGTGCTGGTTCGGCATGAGTGCTGGCGCGTTGGCACAGGTGCAGCCACTCGACCGCGTGGTCGCGATCGTCAACGACGACATCATCCTCGCCAGCGAGTATCAGGCCCGGCTGCACCAGGTCCTGGAAAACATTGCCCGGCAGAACATCGAACAACCGCCTCGTGACGTGGTTGCGCGACAGGTACTCGACCGCCTGGTGCTCGAACATATCCAACTGCGCATGGGGCAACGCGCCGGGGTTCGCATCAGCGACGAGCAACTGAACGAAGCGATCAGCAACATGGCCCACCAGAACGGAATGAGTCTGGAGCAGTTCCGCGCACGCCTGGAGGCCGAAGGCGATTCCTACGCAGCGGTGCGCGAACAGGTGCGCCAGGAAATGATTCTGTCACGCGTGCAACAGGGCAATGTGCGCAGCCGGGTACAGGTCACGGAACGCGAAGTCGACGACTTCCTGGCTTCCGAAGAAGGCCAGAAGCGCACGGCTGCCGTCTACCACATCGGTCACCTGTTGCTGCCGCTGTCGAAGGACGCATCCCTCGAGGACGAGCACGGCGCGATCGCATACATGGAAGGCCTGCGTGAACGTCTCGCCGATGGTGACGCCTTCGAGCGTTTCATGCATGCACCGGACAAATCGCGCTACGCCCTGACCGGCGGTGATCTGGGCTGGCGCCTTGCGAGCGACCTGCCAAACGTCTTCAGCGACACGGTGCCGGCACTGGGCGTCGGCGCGATCTCCGAACCGGTGCGCAGCCCGAGCGGTGTGCACCTCGTGAAGCTGTTCGAAAAACGCGGTGGCAGTGAACAGGTCACACAGCAGACCCATGTACGCCATATCCTGGTCAAGCCTTCCGAAATCCGTACCGACGAGCAGACACGCGAGCTCGCACAGAGCCTGCACGATCGCCTGGTCGCCGGAGAAGACTTCGGCAAGCTCGCGCGCAAGTACTCCGAGGACATCGGATCGGCCCTCGAGGGTGGTGACCTTGGCTGGACCAACCCGGGCCAGATGGTGCCGGAATTCGAACAGGTCATGAACCAGACCGGAGCGGGCGAGATCAGCGCACCCTTCCACACCCAATTCGGTTGGCATGTGCTGCAGGTCGAGGAACGCCGCAGCGAGGATCTCAGTGACGAGATGCGTCGCAACCAGGCGCGCAACATCCTCTACGGCCAGAAATACGATGAAGAGCTGAACAACTGGCTGCAGAAAATCCGGGATGAGGCCTTTGTCGAGATCAAGATCTGA
- the pdxA gene encoding 4-hydroxythreonine-4-phosphate dehydrogenase PdxA has protein sequence MRPLSRSRSDPTEAVIALTPGEPAGIGPELVLTLAREGFDFPLVAIADPKMLTERARQLGFALELLPPAPLPSPPDSLRVLPVPLASTTTPGRLDPANAAGVLATLQAAVDGCLQGRFAALVTGPVHKGVINEAGIAFTGHTEFLAQATCVPRVVMMLATPGLRVALATTHVPLHTVPRLVTRGMLEEVLRILHHDLRHHFGIERPRILVAGLNPHAGEGGHLGCEEIEVISPALEALRADGMDLIGPLPADTLFTPARLCTADAVLTMYHDQGLPVLKHIGFGRSVNITLGLPIIRTSVDHGTALDLAGSGTADTGSLRCALQTARDMVAGSRARRAADAR, from the coding sequence ATGAGGCCTTTGTCGAGATCAAGATCTGACCCAACCGAGGCGGTCATCGCACTGACGCCGGGCGAGCCGGCGGGGATTGGTCCAGAACTCGTCCTGACGCTGGCGCGGGAAGGCTTCGACTTTCCGCTGGTTGCAATTGCCGACCCGAAGATGCTCACCGAGCGTGCCCGGCAGCTCGGATTCGCACTCGAGCTGCTGCCTCCCGCACCCTTGCCGTCGCCGCCGGACAGCCTGCGCGTGCTGCCGGTGCCACTCGCGAGCACGACTACGCCCGGACGTCTCGATCCTGCCAATGCCGCAGGCGTCCTGGCCACACTCCAGGCAGCGGTCGATGGCTGCCTGCAGGGGCGCTTCGCGGCGCTGGTGACGGGTCCGGTACACAAGGGTGTGATCAACGAGGCCGGGATCGCGTTCACCGGTCACACCGAATTCCTGGCGCAAGCAACGTGCGTACCTCGCGTGGTGATGATGCTGGCGACGCCCGGACTGCGCGTGGCGCTGGCGACGACGCACGTGCCACTGCACACGGTACCCCGACTGGTCACGCGTGGCATGCTGGAAGAAGTGCTGCGCATCCTGCATCACGACCTGCGGCACCATTTCGGCATCGAGCGCCCGCGCATACTGGTAGCCGGCTTGAATCCGCACGCTGGCGAAGGGGGGCATCTGGGGTGCGAAGAGATCGAGGTGATCTCACCGGCGCTCGAGGCGCTGCGTGCCGACGGCATGGATCTCATCGGCCCGCTGCCAGCCGATACCTTGTTCACGCCGGCACGGTTGTGCACGGCAGATGCCGTGCTGACGATGTACCACGACCAGGGGCTGCCGGTACTGAAGCACATCGGCTTCGGCAGATCTGTGAACATCACTCTCGGGCTGCCGATCATCCGCACCTCGGTCGACCACGGCACTGCGCTCGATCTGGCCGGCAGTGGCACTGCCGACACCGGCAGCCTGCGCTGTGCACTGCAGACCGCACGCGACATGGTGGCCGGGAGCCGTGCACGACGTGCGGCGGATGCACGCTGA
- the rsmA gene encoding 16S rRNA (adenine(1518)-N(6)/adenine(1519)-N(6))-dimethyltransferase RsmA, whose amino-acid sequence MHRANPAHRPRKRFGQHFLVDRQVIEHIAGAIAARATDTIVEIGPGLGALTRALIASGARLHLVELDRDLAANWQQHAGERLTVHPVDALDFDFGALAPTPAALRIAGNLPYNISTPLLFHLLAQGECILDMHFMLQREVVARLAAQPGSADYGRLSVMVQYRCRVEPLFDVPPRAFEPPPRVMSAVVRLLPQPFVHGRARDYRMLEKVVRDAFGQRRKTLRNALSTVLDAEVLRAIGIEPARRAETLQIAEFVAIANAATGAVPEQH is encoded by the coding sequence ATGCACCGCGCAAATCCCGCGCATCGTCCACGCAAACGCTTCGGACAGCATTTCCTGGTCGACCGACAGGTGATCGAGCACATTGCGGGTGCGATCGCTGCGCGCGCCACGGACACGATCGTCGAGATCGGGCCTGGCCTTGGCGCACTGACCCGTGCACTGATCGCGAGCGGCGCACGCCTGCACCTCGTCGAACTCGACCGCGACCTGGCCGCCAACTGGCAGCAGCACGCGGGTGAACGGCTTACCGTACATCCGGTCGACGCACTCGATTTCGACTTCGGGGCGCTTGCACCGACGCCGGCCGCACTGCGCATCGCTGGCAACCTGCCATACAACATTTCGACCCCACTGCTGTTCCACCTGCTTGCACAGGGTGAATGCATCCTCGACATGCACTTCATGCTGCAACGCGAGGTGGTTGCACGTCTGGCGGCGCAACCGGGATCGGCGGACTACGGCAGGCTCAGCGTCATGGTGCAGTACCGCTGCCGCGTGGAGCCGCTGTTCGACGTGCCGCCACGAGCTTTCGAACCACCGCCCCGCGTGATGTCAGCAGTGGTGCGCCTGCTCCCTCAACCGTTCGTGCACGGTCGCGCCAGGGATTACCGCATGCTGGAAAAGGTGGTCAGGGATGCCTTCGGCCAGCGGCGCAAGACGCTGCGCAACGCACTGTCGACGGTACTCGACGCCGAGGTCTTGCGCGCTATCGGCATCGAGCCGGCACGACGCGCAGAGACCCTCCAGATTGCCGAGTTCGTGGCGATCGCAAACGCGGCCACAGGCGCCGTGCCGGAGCAGCACTGA
- a CDS encoding symmetrical bis(5'-nucleosyl)-tetraphosphatase produces MATYAIGDVQGCFDPLRRLLDTVGFDPCQDRLWFAGDLVNRGPDSLEVLRFVRALGERAVTVLGNHDLHLLAVAEGVRKPTRKDSLNATLEAPDRETLINWIRTWPLVHREAAHPHVMVHAGIPPQWDITDALRLAHEVELTLRGPDYSGFLHHMYGNFPDAWDESITGFERLRLITNYLTRMRFCSPEGRLDLDNKGGPADANPGFAPWFTHAARRSTSIPVIFGHWAALEGAPGIAGVHALDTGCVWGGRLRALCLDDGRLIHCDC; encoded by the coding sequence ATGGCAACGTATGCAATCGGCGATGTGCAGGGATGCTTCGATCCGCTGCGTCGTCTGCTCGACACGGTGGGCTTTGATCCGTGTCAGGACCGCCTGTGGTTTGCCGGCGATCTGGTCAATCGTGGCCCGGACTCGCTCGAGGTGCTGCGCTTCGTGCGCGCGCTCGGAGAGCGGGCAGTCACCGTGCTCGGCAACCATGACCTGCATCTGCTGGCGGTTGCCGAAGGCGTGCGCAAGCCGACACGCAAGGACTCGCTGAATGCAACCCTCGAGGCGCCCGATCGCGAAACGCTGATCAACTGGATTCGCACCTGGCCGCTGGTTCATCGCGAAGCGGCGCACCCGCACGTGATGGTGCATGCGGGAATCCCGCCGCAGTGGGACATCACCGACGCATTGCGGCTCGCGCACGAGGTCGAACTCACGTTGCGCGGTCCGGATTACAGCGGATTTTTGCATCACATGTACGGCAATTTTCCCGATGCCTGGGACGAATCCATCACGGGATTCGAGCGTCTGCGACTGATCACGAACTACCTGACGCGCATGCGCTTCTGCTCGCCGGAGGGACGGCTGGACCTCGACAACAAGGGCGGCCCCGCCGACGCCAACCCCGGCTTTGCACCGTGGTTCACGCATGCTGCACGACGCAGCACATCGATCCCGGTCATCTTCGGTCACTGGGCTGCGCTCGAAGGCGCACCCGGGATCGCCGGTGTCCACGCGCTCGACACCGGATGCGTGTGGGGCGGCCGGCTGCGCGCGCTATGCCTCGACGATGGCCGGTTGATCCATTGTGACTGCTGA
- a CDS encoding multifunctional CCA addition/repair protein, with translation MRVFLVGGAVRDTLLGLPVTERDWVVVGATTEQMLARGYRQVGHDFPVFLHPQTAEEYALARRERKSGHGYHGFSVESDASVSLEEDLSRRDLSINAMAMDADGRLIDPWGGERDLHDRVLRHVSAAFSEDPLRVLRVARFMARFARFGFHVHPQTLALMREIVASGELAHLVAERVWVEMRRALAEPSPQEFVRTLRACNALAAVLPEIDALFGVPQPAQQHPEIDTGEHVLLALQVAAHRGLSAPVRFAVLVHDLGKALTPRDHWPSHIGHEQLGAPAVRTLCARLRVPNTWRELAVLVCLHHTRCHRAMQMRAATLVRLLEDLDALRQGDRFEEFLAACDADARGRTGFEARDYSSPQRLRRAREAALTVSAAPALARGLRGEQIRHDLHQRRCHAVAQALRDSRKSPSSSDMTGA, from the coding sequence GTGCGCGTATTCCTTGTCGGTGGCGCCGTGCGCGATACCCTGCTCGGACTTCCGGTCACCGAACGTGACTGGGTGGTCGTCGGTGCAACCACGGAGCAGATGCTTGCACGCGGCTATCGCCAGGTGGGGCATGATTTTCCCGTGTTCCTGCATCCACAGACCGCAGAGGAATACGCGCTCGCGCGCCGCGAACGCAAGAGCGGCCACGGATACCACGGCTTCAGCGTCGAGAGCGATGCCTCCGTGTCGCTGGAAGAAGACCTGTCGCGGCGCGACCTCAGCATCAACGCAATGGCGATGGATGCCGACGGTCGCCTGATCGATCCGTGGGGTGGCGAACGCGATCTGCATGACCGCGTGCTGCGGCATGTGTCAGCGGCATTTTCCGAGGATCCACTGCGGGTACTGCGAGTCGCCCGCTTCATGGCTCGCTTTGCCCGTTTCGGCTTTCACGTGCATCCACAAACGCTCGCACTGATGCGCGAGATCGTCGCCAGCGGGGAGCTAGCGCATCTGGTCGCTGAGCGCGTGTGGGTCGAGATGCGGCGGGCGCTGGCCGAACCTTCACCGCAGGAATTCGTGCGTACACTGCGTGCCTGCAATGCGCTTGCCGCAGTGCTTCCCGAGATCGACGCACTGTTCGGCGTCCCGCAGCCCGCACAGCAACATCCCGAAATCGATACCGGCGAGCACGTACTGCTCGCATTGCAGGTCGCTGCGCACCGCGGGCTGTCTGCACCCGTACGTTTCGCAGTGCTGGTGCACGATCTCGGCAAGGCGCTCACGCCCCGCGATCACTGGCCTTCGCACATCGGGCACGAACAACTCGGCGCGCCGGCAGTACGCACGCTGTGCGCACGGTTACGCGTACCGAACACCTGGCGTGAGCTCGCGGTTCTGGTATGCCTGCACCACACGCGCTGTCACCGCGCGATGCAGATGCGTGCAGCGACACTGGTCAGGCTGCTCGAGGACCTCGATGCCCTGCGCCAGGGCGATCGATTCGAGGAGTTTCTTGCCGCATGCGACGCCGATGCGCGCGGCAGGACCGGCTTCGAGGCGCGTGACTACTCCAGTCCGCAGCGGCTGCGCCGCGCACGCGAAGCTGCACTGACGGTAAGCGCTGCACCTGCGCTGGCACGCGGCTTGCGCGGTGAGCAGATCAGGCACGACCTGCACCAACGGCGCTGCCACGCAGTGGCGCAGGCCTTGAGAGACAGTCGCAAAAGCCCTTCGAGCAGCGACATGACCGGTGCGTGA